The sequence AGTCTATCGCGATTAGCATAGTCCACCTCTTACAGTTTTTCAAGTTTACGCTTACTGTATTATGGACTTGCTAATCGCTTCTTGTCACATCTCAGTTACCGGAAAGTAAAGTTAAACGATATTCCATCAACAGCGACGATCTGTTCGAATGTTTTTTTAACTCAATCGCCTTGATGAGAGATTTTTGAAGGGTAGCCGGAGGTATTGCTTCTGGTATCTCCATATTTATTTCCTGTCACGCCGGGAATCTGTTATATTCTGCCACAGACGGTGTCGTCTTATTCGGGTGATGTTGTGTTGGTAATGACAGTGGTATGATAGTTGAAAACGGTGTTGCTTTGAGAATCCGTTGCCGTCACTTTCACCTGGTACGTGCCGGGAATAGTCCAGGTAAAGATGGCTGTATCGGCCAGGCCGCCAATCCGTTGGATCAGCGGTTGATCTTCGGCCTGCCAGACATAGGTCAGGGGCATGGTGACCGTAATGGGAGCAGTCGCAGCGACAAAGATCTGGCCGGTGTTTTGATTTCCACGGGAGGGACCGGTAAGGGTGAGCGTGGTCAATGGGATATCCAGCGATTTGGTGACAACAAAGGAGTCTTTGATGATCCCCTGCTGATCAACCGCCTCAACCTGCATGGTGTTGCCGTCAACCGTTACCCGGCTATAGATGCCATAAGTTTGGCTGCAATAGGCCACGGCCAGCCAGTCGGCCTCTTCGCAGGGATAGCTGGCCGCAGAGCCGGCGCCGCTGACCACATACACCACCCCACCTTCGGCAGTGGAGGCAATCTGTCCCTCTCGCAGGGGATAAGTGCGCTGATAGGTGTGATCGTGTCCGCTCAACACCAGGTCCACGCCATACGCATCAAAGATGGGGGGTAGTTTGGGTTGGGAAAGGATTTCGCTATCGCGGCGATGAAAGCCGGTGGAATAGGCCGGAACGTGCATCGCCACGATTTTCCAACGCTGGGGGGTGTGGGCCAGATCATACCGCAGCCAGTCGAACATATCATCAGCAGCAGCAGCATCATCAACCCAAAGTGGGCGGTCTGTATCCAGGGCCACAAAATGAACGTTGCCATAGTCAAAAGAATAGTAGCGTTCACGATCCTGAGGACGCCAGGCATTTTGGGGTAGATCAAAAATGTCCAGGTAGGGAGCCGCCAGATCGGTGAGATAATCGTGATTGCCCACAATAGGGAAGAGTGGCACGCGACTGAAAAGGGTGGGGTAAATCTGGAACACATTGGTATCAAACTCGTCATAGGCTCCATCTTCATACGTGTTGTCGCCGGTAGTCAGGATGAAATGGAAGGAGTCTTTGAGCATTTGATTGCGTAAGCGCCTTTGGCTGATGGTGTCGTTGCCGTAGTCTCCGAAGGCAATAAAGGTAAACGGGGTGTCGCTGCCGGATGGCGGAGCCGTTTGAAACGAAAGCGTTTGTTCCGGCAGCAGGTCGGCCTCATCAACATAGATTTTGTAGTAGTACCGGGTGTTGGGTTGGAGGTCGGTCAATTCGACCCGGTGCATTTGGGTGTTAAGCGGGGTAAGCCGGGTTGTTCCCGTGACCGCCTGACTGTAACTGAGGTTGGGGCTGTACTGGATAACCGGGGTGCTTCCCATGCGGGTCGTCCACAAAATGATAACGCTGGTGTCGGTCATTTGTTGGAGATACGGCCACCAGACCAGGTTATCAGTATCGGCTGCGGCGCAGATCGGCTTTGTACATAAGGGGGTCAATATACTCAGAACTAAGAAAACAACGATGAAACGCAATGGTTTTGGCAATTAAATCTCTCTATAAATTGTAATTGTTGTCCTGGAACCCAAGACTCGTTTTGATAAGATCGTAAACAAGATAATATATCTTTTTGTTCATAAATACAAGATCACGCCTATGATTACAGATTTCCGAAAACAGAGTTTAAGGAGGGAATGCCTCAGTTTAGAGAGAACCCGTTAGAGTGTTCAGGATGCCCCCAGCTTTTGAAAAAAACCTTTATGGGTAAATAAGTTGGGATGATTTAGGCATATCGTATCAAGTTGATATTCTCGACATTCCTATGCGCTATTGCTTTACCAACCGGCCGGCGATGCTCGATTGGCTGCTGCCCTACTTTTCCCTGGCCGAATTCATTGAACCATATCTGCAGGAGGATGGCGAGAAAGTGGGGTTTACCATCACCCGGCAACAGGCTCTGGTGCAGATGAGACATTCTTTTTGACCCTAACAGGGCGTAAGGTGAAAAAACTCCATTCATAAAGAAGTAACGGAAAAATTGAACTGATCAGGGCTATCTGAACAAGGAAGCCTCAATCGAATGAGATTTCACCAAATCCATCTTGAGTAATTTTGAGATGGATTTTTGTATTTGCAGAGATGAATATTGACCCGTACCCTGTCAAATCACGCTCGATCAGGCGGATAAACAAAGTAACTGTCACCCCAGCCCCTTCACTGTACCAAAAGGGCGGACATTATATGGATAGTGCAAACTCGAGGTTATTTGTCTCTTCCGGCGGCGCGGGGTACAATCCGGCATCATACAATGTGAGAGGATAATTGATGGAAACGTTAATCGAAGAAGACCTTCACTGGTGGTAGTGGTCACAATCAACATGCTGGGTTGATTGTGAGCGCCCGGTTAGTGCTTTGAATTTGCCAAAGCCAGTCTAACC comes from Anaerolineae bacterium and encodes:
- a CDS encoding metallophosphoesterase, which encodes MPKPLRFIVVFLVLSILTPLCTKPICAAADTDNLVWWPYLQQMTDTSVIILWTTRMGSTPVIQYSPNLSYSQAVTGTTRLTPLNTQMHRVELTDLQPNTRYYYKIYVDEADLLPEQTLSFQTAPPSGSDTPFTFIAFGDYGNDTISQRRLRNQMLKDSFHFILTTGDNTYEDGAYDEFDTNVFQIYPTLFSRVPLFPIVGNHDYLTDLAAPYLDIFDLPQNAWRPQDRERYYSFDYGNVHFVALDTDRPLWVDDAAAADDMFDWLRYDLAHTPQRWKIVAMHVPAYSTGFHRRDSEILSQPKLPPIFDAYGVDLVLSGHDHTYQRTYPLREGQIASTAEGGVVYVVSGAGSAASYPCEEADWLAVAYCSQTYGIYSRVTVDGNTMQVEAVDQQGIIKDSFVVTKSLDIPLTTLTLTGPSRGNQNTGQIFVAATAPITVTMPLTYVWQAEDQPLIQRIGGLADTAIFTWTIPGTYQVKVTATDSQSNTVFNYHTTVITNTTSPE